Proteins from a single region of Desulfonatronum thiosulfatophilum:
- a CDS encoding HNH endonuclease — MQNMNSAELCKQLKELLSDFERELESDGLRAKVLSLVPCYHQLRELGKSLITSTSARSAQSRILYYFKKYPRTVINGDELLVVSGIQEYARRVRELKVQFGWSIISGLTAKQMAEENEFPLPDIDPASMGPSDYILLSVEQDREAAHRWNLANVIRRENIAVRDKILKYFRANVGQKITGEELKYLAKDRSEWARRVRELRTEYGWPIVTRNTGRPDLEVGVYLLEANRQSPEHDRRIPDSVKRNVLRRDAYRCAVCNWSIAEWNRSDPRHLELHHKKPHAVGGENTENNLTTICTVCHDEIHRAK, encoded by the coding sequence ATGCAAAACATGAATTCGGCAGAACTTTGTAAGCAGCTGAAAGAGCTGTTATCTGATTTCGAGCGGGAGCTTGAATCCGACGGCTTGCGGGCGAAAGTCCTTTCGCTTGTCCCATGCTATCATCAATTGCGGGAATTGGGTAAATCGCTGATCACCTCAACATCGGCCCGAAGCGCTCAAAGCCGTATTCTCTACTATTTCAAAAAATATCCCAGGACCGTGATCAACGGAGATGAACTCCTGGTGGTCTCAGGCATCCAGGAATATGCCCGTAGGGTTCGGGAACTGAAAGTACAGTTCGGATGGTCCATCATCAGCGGTCTAACGGCAAAACAAATGGCGGAGGAAAACGAGTTCCCTCTCCCGGACATCGACCCGGCTTCCATGGGGCCTTCGGATTACATCCTCTTGTCCGTCGAGCAGGACAGGGAAGCTGCGCATCGCTGGAATCTGGCCAATGTAATCCGAAGGGAAAACATTGCCGTCAGAGACAAGATTCTCAAATACTTCAGAGCAAACGTCGGACAAAAAATCACCGGAGAGGAACTGAAATATCTTGCCAAGGACAGGTCGGAATGGGCCAGGAGAGTAAGGGAGCTTCGCACGGAATACGGTTGGCCCATAGTCACGAGAAACACCGGCCGCCCCGATCTCGAGGTCGGCGTCTATCTCCTGGAGGCGAACAGACAAAGCCCTGAACACGACCGCCGCATCCCCGACTCGGTCAAAAGAAACGTTCTTCGCAGAGACGCATACAGATGCGCAGTCTGCAACTGGTCAATTGCCGAATGGAATCGTTCCGATCCCAGACATTTGGAGTTGCATCACAAAAAGCCGCATGCCGTGGGTGGGGAAAACACTGAAAACAACCTGACTACCATATGTACGGTTTGCCATGATGAGATACATCGAGCGAAATGA
- a CDS encoding DNA mismatch endonuclease Vsr, protein MDVFTKEKRSGIMSRIRGKDTKPELIVRSLLHGLGYRFRLHRKDLPGKPDITLPKYKKVVFVHGCFWHSHQKCPRAKRPTTNTEFWRVKLGKNIRRDQENSERLKQKGWDVLVVWSCEIKDLDALKAKLRQFLEN, encoded by the coding sequence ATGGACGTATTCACAAAAGAAAAACGAAGCGGAATCATGTCGCGCATACGCGGCAAAGACACTAAACCTGAGCTGATCGTCCGCTCCCTACTCCATGGATTGGGATACAGGTTCAGACTGCACAGAAAGGATTTGCCGGGAAAGCCGGATATTACGTTACCGAAGTACAAAAAAGTGGTTTTCGTCCACGGATGTTTCTGGCACTCCCACCAGAAATGCCCTCGGGCCAAACGGCCTACGACGAATACGGAATTCTGGCGAGTGAAGCTGGGAAAGAACATTCGAAGAGATCAGGAAAATTCAGAGCGCTTGAAGCAAAAGGGGTGGGACGTTCTTGTTGTGTGGTCGTGCGAAATCAAAGACCTCGATGCCCTTAAGGCGAAGCTCCGGCAATTTCTGGAAAATTGA
- a CDS encoding DNA cytosine methyltransferase → MYPISDFIELESNILLEDEEQYAARCTGDLLDNLRRYRLIDLFSGAGGMSLGFSEAFGQPFKSVWANDFNQFCVDTYNENFGPHCVAGDIVAILEDGKYEVPEADVVIGGPPCQGFSLLNKNRDGDPRKELWRPFLEVVKRSGAKIFVMENVPQLLNTFEHGEIVGLAESLGFKVWQDKLTAADYGVPQNRTRAFIIGCKFADPRVLFPPRKIYFNSKPNGKQLSLPFDREHYLSKPLKWRTVRDAISDLPPPVGTEIRNVSPPIDLHFGRNPTELSRKRYRAIPQEGMNRFDLQRIAPELTPKCWIRKKSGGTDLFGRLWWDRPAFTIRTEFFKPEKGRYLHPEQHRPITHREAARFQSFPDEFRFTGSKIEIAKQIGNAVPPLLAARVADVVRILLDKHNTQWTYSQKKNEAESCRAYAAKTLNLS, encoded by the coding sequence GTGTATCCCATAAGCGATTTTATCGAGCTTGAATCAAACATTCTTCTGGAAGACGAAGAGCAATATGCCGCTCGATGCACCGGCGATTTGCTCGATAATCTCAGGCGTTATCGACTTATCGATCTTTTTTCCGGGGCGGGCGGCATGTCTCTGGGATTTTCCGAGGCTTTCGGGCAGCCGTTCAAGTCCGTATGGGCGAACGACTTCAATCAGTTTTGCGTGGACACCTACAACGAAAACTTCGGCCCGCATTGCGTCGCCGGGGATATCGTCGCCATCCTGGAGGACGGGAAATACGAAGTGCCGGAGGCCGATGTGGTCATCGGCGGGCCGCCTTGCCAGGGATTCAGCCTTCTCAATAAAAATCGAGATGGGGATCCGCGAAAGGAATTGTGGCGCCCCTTCCTGGAGGTAGTAAAGAGGAGCGGAGCAAAAATTTTCGTCATGGAAAACGTTCCGCAACTGCTCAATACTTTTGAGCACGGCGAAATCGTCGGCCTAGCTGAATCGCTGGGATTCAAGGTTTGGCAGGACAAGTTGACCGCAGCCGATTACGGGGTCCCGCAAAACCGCACGAGAGCATTCATTATCGGCTGTAAGTTCGCCGACCCTCGAGTCCTGTTTCCACCCCGCAAAATCTACTTCAATTCGAAGCCCAACGGCAAACAGCTCTCGCTTCCGTTCGACAGGGAGCACTATCTCTCCAAACCGCTCAAGTGGCGGACGGTGCGGGACGCCATAAGTGATCTTCCGCCGCCTGTGGGCACGGAGATCAGAAATGTTTCTCCACCTATTGATCTTCATTTCGGGAGAAATCCCACTGAACTGAGTCGCAAAAGGTACAGGGCCATCCCGCAGGAAGGGATGAACCGCTTCGACCTGCAACGAATCGCACCTGAACTGACCCCGAAGTGCTGGATTAGAAAGAAGAGCGGGGGGACGGATTTGTTTGGCAGGCTCTGGTGGGACAGACCTGCGTTCACGATCCGCACGGAATTTTTCAAGCCGGAAAAGGGCCGTTACCTACATCCGGAACAACACAGACCGATCACCCATCGAGAAGCCGCCCGGTTCCAGAGCTTTCCCGACGAGTTTCGGTTCACTGGATCGAAAATCGAGATCGCCAAGCAAATCGGAAACGCAGTTCCGCCGCTTTTGGCCGCACGAGTGGCGGACGTGGTCAGAATTCTTCTCGACAAACACAATACACAATGGACGTATTCACAAAAGAAAAACGAAGCGGAATCATGTCGCGCATACGCGGCAAAGACACTAAACCTGAGCTGA
- a CDS encoding virulence protein produces MALKAILEVAPSSGQLLVYQTENGQVRLDVRLEGETVWLTQQHMAKLFQTSQQIISQHIQNVFEEKELEPGATHKKFLSVRREGSRKVQRSLDY; encoded by the coding sequence ATGGCTCTAAAGGCAATACTGGAAGTCGCGCCCTCCTCGGGCCAACTCCTGGTCTATCAAACCGAGAACGGACAGGTGCGGTTGGATGTTCGATTGGAAGGAGAAACGGTCTGGCTGACCCAGCAGCACATGGCTAAGCTGTTTCAGACCTCTCAACAGATTATCAGCCAGCACATCCAGAATGTTTTTGAAGAGAAAGAACTCGAGCCAGGGGCAACTCACAAGAAATTCTTGTCGGTTCGCCGGGAAGGGAGCCGCAAGGTTCAACGGAGCCTGGATTATTAA
- a CDS encoding ferrous iron transporter B — protein MTTCDKCDTRCADAAKGASPHYVFIGTMKVGKSSLYERLTASACAEVAIPGIAVSIPRGHLKGRDGVALDTPGIHSLFSTNEDERASRDILLSPEIPGENLRIVLVADAKNLKRTIAIVLQFAEYGLPMLLVVNMVDEAASRGIEIDYHKLSEKLGVRVMTTIAREGIGVRELARNLDDVRPAKPLAGYSPRVDQFLAEVDKLIPSGTFSSRALGILLLTEDPAVERYILEKYGPGMLDQLRRLAVKTRQARPIAVDIELSNLYQSEAAKIAEQVQKVEPPTKSPLILSFGDWCTQLSTGIPIALGILVLLYYFIGAFGATFLVDTIHDELFEAHLIPLLTALIEYIPSALVRDMLIDPDFGIFPTGVFLALGLVMPVIFCFYIAFGALQDSGYLARLSLLLDRVFRLIGLNGKGVIPLVMGFSCVTMSILTTRVLSTTKEKNIASFLVFLCLPCAPLLAVMMVILARMPVSASITVYGLIFSQLLLAGWLANKVIPGQRSQLILEIPTMRLPKPWPVIKMASRKTYFFIKEALPVFVLASMFIFLFQRVGGLSALEAALGPVINTVMGLPEQSIQVFIKTMIRRESGVAELEHLSPQFTNLQIVVNLVLMTFLAPCINATIVLFKERGARAGALILTTVTIYAILLASLLNHISRLAGITFT, from the coding sequence ATGACCACCTGCGATAAATGCGATACCCGATGTGCCGACGCCGCGAAGGGGGCCAGCCCCCATTACGTGTTCATCGGCACGATGAAGGTCGGCAAGAGTAGCCTGTACGAACGGTTGACGGCATCCGCCTGCGCCGAGGTAGCAATACCCGGCATTGCGGTCTCCATACCCCGTGGACACCTCAAGGGGCGGGACGGGGTGGCTCTGGACACTCCGGGCATCCACTCCCTGTTCTCCACCAACGAGGATGAACGAGCTTCCAGAGACATTCTGCTGTCCCCGGAGATTCCCGGCGAAAACCTGCGCATCGTCCTGGTGGCCGACGCCAAGAACCTCAAGCGGACCATCGCCATCGTCCTGCAGTTCGCGGAATACGGGCTGCCCATGTTGCTGGTGGTGAACATGGTCGACGAGGCCGCGTCCCGGGGCATCGAAATCGACTACCACAAGCTCTCGGAAAAATTGGGCGTCCGCGTGATGACCACCATCGCCCGGGAGGGAATCGGGGTTCGTGAACTGGCCAGGAATCTGGACGACGTCCGGCCAGCGAAGCCCCTGGCGGGGTACTCCCCGCGGGTGGATCAGTTTCTCGCGGAGGTAGACAAATTAATTCCTTCCGGCACGTTTTCCTCCCGTGCCTTGGGAATTCTTCTGCTCACCGAGGACCCGGCCGTGGAGCGCTACATATTGGAGAAATACGGACCGGGAATGCTCGACCAGCTCCGCCGGCTGGCCGTGAAAACCCGCCAGGCGAGACCCATTGCCGTGGACATCGAACTGAGCAACCTCTATCAGTCCGAGGCTGCCAAGATCGCTGAACAGGTCCAGAAAGTCGAACCGCCCACCAAGAGCCCGCTCATCCTCTCCTTCGGCGACTGGTGCACCCAGTTGTCCACGGGCATTCCCATCGCCCTGGGAATTCTCGTGCTCCTGTACTATTTCATCGGCGCCTTTGGAGCCACCTTCCTGGTGGACACGATCCATGACGAACTGTTCGAGGCCCATCTGATCCCGCTGCTCACGGCCCTGATCGAATATATTCCCAGCGCTCTGGTCCGGGACATGCTCATCGACCCGGACTTCGGCATCTTCCCCACCGGGGTCTTTCTGGCCCTGGGGCTGGTCATGCCGGTGATCTTCTGCTTTTACATCGCCTTTGGGGCGCTTCAGGATTCCGGATATCTGGCCCGCCTCTCCCTCCTTCTGGACCGTGTCTTTCGCCTGATCGGCCTGAACGGCAAAGGCGTGATCCCTCTGGTCATGGGCTTTTCCTGCGTGACCATGTCCATCCTGACCACCCGTGTGCTCAGCACGACCAAGGAAAAGAACATCGCCTCGTTTCTGGTCTTTCTCTGTTTGCCCTGCGCCCCGCTGTTGGCGGTGATGATGGTCATCCTGGCCAGGATGCCCGTCTCCGCCTCGATCACGGTCTACGGACTGATCTTTTCCCAACTGCTCCTGGCAGGATGGCTGGCGAACAAGGTCATTCCCGGACAACGCTCCCAACTGATCCTGGAAATCCCGACCATGCGCCTGCCCAAACCCTGGCCGGTCATCAAGATGGCCTCAAGGAAAACCTATTTTTTCATCAAGGAGGCCCTGCCGGTCTTTGTCCTGGCCTCGATGTTCATTTTTCTCTTCCAGCGCGTGGGCGGCCTGAGCGCCCTGGAGGCCGCCCTGGGACCGGTGATCAACACGGTCATGGGCCTGCCGGAACAGAGCATCCAGGTGTTCATCAAGACCATGATCCGCCGGGAAAGCGGCGTGGCCGAACTGGAACATCTCAGCCCCCAGTTCACCAACCTGCAGATCGTGGTCAATCTCGTGCTGATGACCTTCCTGGCCCCATGCATCAACGCGACCATCGTCCTGTTCAAGGAACGCGGCGCACGAGCCGGAGCCTTGATCCTGACCACGGTCACGATCTACGCCATTCTCCTGGCTAGTCTGCTGAACCATATTTCCCGTCTGGCCGGAATC